GGGTGGTGAAGTCATTGAAACGGCTCGGTCCCCTCACCGAAGACCCGAAGAAGACTTCCATTCACATTGTGAATCGCACAGCGTTAGCAGGAGTGGCGACCAGAAAAGGCCACCTCGTTCTAACCATCAAGAGTGATCGAAGAATCGCAAGCCCGCGCATCCACAAGTCGGAGCAGACGTCGGCCAGCCGGTTTCATCATGAGGTCAAGCTCAAATCTCCAACGGAAGTAGATGACGAGCTGGTGGGCTGGCTCGAAGCCGCCTACGCACTGAGCGCCTAGAGATCAACAACCCGAATGGAATCGTCTTGCGCAATCGGGCAAACCTGACTGACAATTCTTTAAGCCGCGAGCCCAGAGCTTCATAAAAGACTGACGAAGGATTCTACTACGCTTGACGTATATCGAGAGGAATCTATGAAAAGACTAACCACAGCATTCTTTTTGCAGGCAGTGTTGCTTGTCGCAACGCTCGCGCCTATAACGCTGGCGCAAAATGGTCACAGGCAGCCTCCACTCGCCAGGAAGGCGCCGCACGCGACCGAGATTCACGGCTACACGCTTAAGGATGATTACTTCTGGCTTCGCGAGAAGAAGAATCCCGAAGTCATCAAGTATCTCGAGGCAGAAAACGCCTATACCGAAGAGGTGATGAAACCAACGAAGGAGTTTCAAGAAGCGCTTTACAAAGAGATCCTCGGCCACATCAAGCAGACCGATTTGAGCGTGCCGTCGCGCATCGGCGAGTATTACTACTATTCGCGAACGCAAGAGGGCAAACAGTATCCGTATCAGTGCCGCAAGAAACGCAGCCTGGAAGCCAAGGAAGAAGTCTTGCTCGACCTGAACAAGCTGGCCGAAGGTCACTCGTTCCTCGGGCTCGGCGGATTCCGGGTCAGCGACGACGGCAATTTGTTAGCCTACTCGACAGACACGACCGGCTATCGCCAACACACGCTTCACGTAAAAGACCTGCGCACCAGTCAAACGTTGAGCGAGAACATCGAACGCACCGGCTCGATCGTGTGGGCGAATGACAACAAGACCCTCTTCTATACAACTGAGGACGACGTTTCAAAGCGTTCGGATAAGTTCTGGCGGCACGTGGTCGGCAGCGACAAAAACGACTTGCTCTACGAAGAGAAGGATGAGCTGTTCGACGTCGGCGCCGGCCGCTCGCTCGACAAGAAAGTCATCTTCCTGGGTTCGTACGCGAAGACTTCGAGAGAGATTCGCTACTTGCCCGCCGACAATCCCACAGGTGAGCTCAAAATAGTTCTTCCGCGTCAGGACGGTCACGAATACGACGTCGATCACTACAACGGGCAGTTCTACATCACAACCAATAAGGATGCGAAGAACTTCCGTGTTGTCACCGCGCCCATCAACGATCCGTCCGAGAAGAATTGGAAGCCGTTCATAGCGCATAACCCGAAAGTGAAGATCGACGGCCTGGCTACTTTTGCCAATCACCTGGTTGTGTCCGAGAAGGAAGGCGGTCTCAACTACCTGCGCGTGATTGACATGAAGACCAGGCAATCGCATCGCATAACAACCGACGAAGCAGATTACGCGCTGTTCTTAGCCGGCAATCCTGAGTTCAACACAACCACCGTACGCTTTAACTATCAATCGATGGTGACGCCGTCCTCGGTGTACGACTACGATTTGAACACGCGGCAACGCAAGCTCCTCAAGCAGCAGGAAGTGTTGGGCGGCTACGACGCGAAGAATTACGAAGCCAGGCGCATATGGGGAGTCGCGCGCGACGGCACGAAGGTGCCGATGTCGCTGGTCAACAAAAAAGGTGTGAAGTTCGATGGCTCGGCGCCGATGCTGCTCTACGCTTACGGTTCTTACGGCGCGTCGATGGCTCCGACGTTTTCATCGAGCCGGCTGGCCCTGCTCGATAGGGGAGTAATCTTCGCCCAGGCATACATTCGCGGCGGCGGCGAGCTCGGCGAAGAGTGGCGCGAACAGGGCCGAATGATGAAGAAGCTGAACACGTTTTATGACTTCATCGACTGCGCCGATTACCTGGTGAAGAACAAGTACACGTCGGCTAACAGGTTAGTGATTCAGGGCGGCAGCGCCGGTGGATTGCTGATGGGCGCAGTCGTGAACATGCGGCCGGATTTGTTTAAGGCAGTCGTGGCGCAAGTGCCCTTCGTCGACGTGATGAACACGATGCTCGACGCTACGTTGCCGCTTACCACCAGCGAGTACACAGAATGGGGCAATCCCAACCAGAAGGCCGCGTTCGACTACATGATAAAGTACTCGCCCTATGACAACATTGCGGCTAAGAACTACCCGGCGATGTTGGTGCACGTCTCGCTCAACGACAGCCAGGTGCCGTATTGGGAAGGCACGAAGTTCCTGGCGAAATTGCGCGCAACTAAAACGGATAAGAATCCGCTTTTGCTGAAGGCTAATATGGGCGCGGGTCACGGCGGTGCGTCGGGCCGCTACGATGCGTTGCGTGAGACGGCTTTCACCTATTCGTTCATGCTCTGGCAAATGGGCATCACCAAGTAGACAAGCTCGGTAGGTAGCGTGCTAGGGCGCCCATCTCTGGGCGCCTTTTTCTTTTCGTAATTCTCCTCCCCACGAATTCCGGTTTTGTAAAAAGGCTCTTTTAACGGCAACAACGCGAACACCCTCCCGGCCTGCCGCTTCGATTTAGCTCCCTTTCTCCTCTTGACGCTTGGTCAGACTAGGATAAGATTCTCACTCGTTGGGAGAAGACAAGGCCGCTTGTCGGTGTTAGACCGGCACCATCCAAAACATAGATCCGAGAACTGGATTCATGACAGACCGACAAACCAGGTTTGACGCGAAGACCGATATCGACTTTCTGATTATCGGCGCGGGCGCCGCGGGCGGAATAGTCGCCAAGGAATTATCCACAGCGGGATTTCGCGTGGTCGTGCTCGAACAAGGACCGTACATGAAAGAGCCGGAGTTCGAACATGACGAGCTGAAATACATGCGGCGACACGCGATCACCAACGACTACGCTCGCCAACCCAACACATTTCGCAAAACCGAAAAAGAGAAAGCCACGCTGCAGCCCGCCTTGACCTATGGCCGCATGGTCGGCGGCGGCACGGTGCACTTCACGGCGAACTTCTGGCGCTTTCATGAAATTGATTTCGTCGAGCGCAGCCTCTTGGGACCGATAGCCGGAACGGCGTTCGCCGACTGGCCGATCACCTACGCCGAGCTCGAGCCGTATTATACGAAGGCCGAGTGGGAGCTGGGCATATCGGGACTCGCGGGAGCGAGTCCGTTTGATCCGCCTCGCTCGAAGCCCTATCCTCTTCCTCCGCTTCCGATCAAGTCCTCCGGCGTGCTTGCCGAGCGAGGCGCGAGGAAGCTTGGATGGCACGCTTTCCCGGCGCCTATGGCTGTGATCTCCCAACCGTATCGCGGCCGCAGCGCTTGCCTGCACTGTGGCTTCTGCGAGCACTTCGGCTGTGAAGTAAGAGCCAAGTCGTCGACGCTGGCGACCGTGATCCGGGAAGCAGAGGAAACGGGTCGTTGCGAAATTCGCCCAAACAGCTACGTGCGAAAGATCGAAACCAACAAGTCGGGGCTAGTCATCGGTGTGATCTATTACGATGAAACCGGCCGCGAAACCTTTCAGAGCGCCCGGTCAGTTGTGCTCTGCGCAAATGGAGCCGAGACTCCGCGCCTGCTGCTCTTGTCGAAGACATCTCTATTCCGGCGCGGTCTCGCGAATTCGAGCGGCAAAGTTGGAAAGTATCTGATGTTCAACGGCCATGCTTCAGCCTCGGCGTTGTTCGAGCACCCGCTAAACGAATTCAAGAGCGTCGCGGTGAGTAGAGTCATTCACGACTTTTATGACAGCGATCCCAAGCGCGGGTTCTACGGGGGCGGCGGAATGGACATGCGATTCGTCTCTTACCCGGTCGGTTTTCCTCTTCGAAATCTGCCACCCGACGCACCCACGTGGGGTCGCGAGTACAAGGCGCTGCTCAAGGAGCACTACACCCGCACCGTGAATGCCGTTGGCCACACGACTTCTCTGCCGGTAGAAACAAACAGCATCTCCCTCGATCCGCGCGAGAAAGATGCATGGGGACTCCCCGCGGTGCGCGTCACCTACAAAGACCATGCGGAAGACATGAAAACGATGCGGTTCTTCCAGGACCGCTGCAAGGAACTTCTGGATGCGGCCGGAGCACGGAAACTGTGGAGCCGCCCGGTGAGAGAACAGTCGTTTGGATTTCACTTGCTGGGCACGTGCCGGATGGGCAATGACCCGAGAAGCTCGGTCGTCGACAAGTATCATCGCGCGCACGACGTGCCTAATCTTTTCATATGTGATGGAAGCAGCTTTGTGACCTCAGGCCGCGGGCAGCCGACGTGCACGATACAGGCGCTCGCCTACCGCGCATCGGACCACATCATCCGCATGGCCAGGAACGGCGAGATTAAGTCGGCTCTCTGAGCGATGCGATTAGCTCTAACGGTCGCTGCGAATGTATGACCCCAGACCAAGACGGACCAATCCACATGGTTTACGAAGAACGCCTTCGCGCTCGTCGTCAACCTGGTGGTTACGGTCCTTACAACAAAAGGAGACTACATGAAGAGTATTCGATCATTTGCCACCATCGCAGTTGTTATGTTTGGGTTGGTTCTCAACGTTGAAGCCGGGCAGAAGAAAGAACAACCAAAGACCGGCCCGGCGCAGTCAACCGGGACTTCGGTCGAGTATTCGAGTGCAGCCGGCAGTTCAAGCCGCCCGTTGTCTGAGTTTGTTCGCGTGGGCAACGTGATTTATCTATCAGGAAAGCTCGGCACCGATAGCACCGGCAAACTGGCGGCCGGAGGCATCGCCCCGGAAACAAAGCAGACTCTCGAGAATATTCGAAGCGTGCTCGAGAAGAACGGCTCCTCAATGGACCAGGTCTTCAAATGCACCGTGATGCTCGCTGACATGAAGGAGTGGGGAGAGATGAATTCGGTCTACACCACGTTTTTCAAGAAAGAACGGATGCCGGCGCGCAGCGCATTTGGGACCAGCGGCCTCGCGCTAAACGCGCGCGTTGAGATTGAATGTATCGCACTAATGAAATAACCCGGGAGCGCGGCTGCGTGTGCAGTCGCCAAGCGCCGTCACGAAGTCAGAGCGAAGACAATCGAGACTAAGTCTCCCGCGACACATCTACCAGCGCGTGCGATGGGTCGCCGAGCTTTATCTTGATGCTGCAGTGTTGGTCGACCGCTTCGCAATCTTGTTGATCGTTTCGCTTAGTTTGATGATGCCTTCCAGATCACGACTGGCTTTCAGTCGAAGCGCAGCGTCGTTGGCCGAACTAAGGCGAAAGACAGGGCTGCCAAGGAAGCCATTAATCAAGCGGCTCAGTTCGGGCAGCATCGACGCGAGATGATCAGGATTCTCATCGTATCTAATCTTCTCGCCCTTATCGGCAACCTGAAGAAGCGGAACATTGTACTTGATTCGAGTTGCGCGATTCTTCAGATCGGCTGTCGCGTCGGAGAGAGTCTTATAGTCTAGCGAAGGCGCTGATGAGAGGGCGGCGATCTTCTCGACGTTGATCGAGTGCAGCTTTTCGAAGTCTTCGCTCAACTGAGTCTCCCGTCTCCTGCGGACGAATGCAGCCTGGGCCTCGTCATCAGGGACCGCTATCAGACCCAATTCGCGAGCTCGCTGGTTAATCGCCTCGACCATCGCCCGGGCCTTTGGCCTCTCCGCCGGGTCAACAGCCCTGTTAGACGGCTGCTGCTGTTGAGCGAGAATTGATTGTGCCCCGACAAGAACGACAAGAGCGACGAGAGCGGCGACGAGAACCGTAGCGGCGTACGCTTTTCTGGGCTCCTTCATTGTGGCAGCCTCCGGAACTAAAAGATGTGCAGCGAGTATAAACGGTGTTATGTAACTTCTCAATGACGTTCATGACATTTTGGCGCCCGAAAGACTTAGGAGCCGCTCGGCGATGCTCTCGTTCGGTCCACGGGTTCGCGGACTCACCCGTGGCTTTGTTCCGCCATCCCTCCGGGGTTCACTCCACCTTCTGCCCTTGACCAGCAACATCGACCTCGAACCATCGGGCGTTGTATTCTAAGAAACATCCCCACTGAAAAGGAGAGGCATTCGATATGCGATCCGCGAAGATCACCCTAAGCATCCTCAGCACTCTTGGCGTCTGCGCCCTGGCGCAACCAACTCCTTCAAAGGCGCCTACTCAAAACAAACGCATCGTGATTGCTGCGAGCGCCCTGCTCGATGGCCAGGGCCGCGTGCTCCGCAACACTCGCATCGTGATCGAGGGCTCAAAGATTGTCGCAGTTGACCCAAAGGCCGGCCCCGTAGACTACGACCTGCGTGGGCTGACCGTGTTGCCGGGCTGGATTGACGCGCACGTGCACATTACCTGGAGCTTCGGCAAGGATGGGAAAAATGCGGGCGCGGGAGAAACAACACAGGAGGCCGCGTATCGAGCAGCCTCGAATGCATGGGTGACGCTGATGGCGGGCTTCACGACGGTCCAAAGCGTGGGCTCGCCCGCCGACATTCCACTGCGCGATGCCATCGCGAAAGGCGCACTCCCCGGCCCGCGCATCCTCACGGCCGTCGAGCCGCTCTCCGGGCGAGGCGAGCAGACCGGCTCACCGGATGAAATCCGCGCATACGTGCGGAAACAAAAAGAAGCAGGCGCTGACCTGATCAAAATCTTCGCGTCGCAGAGCATTCGCCAGGGCGGTGGGATGACGCTCTCGCAGGAGCAATTGAACGCGGCCTGCGATGAAGCGAAGAAGCAGGGCCTGCGCACGCTCGTGCACGCTTACAAAGGTGCTGTCCGTGCCGCAACTCTTGCCGGGTGCACAGAGATTGAGCACGGTACTCTGGCCACCGACGACGATCTGAAATTGATGGTCGAGAAGGGAACCTACCTGGATCCGCACTGTAGGCTCGTGATCGAGAACTACTTGCTGAACAAGGAAAAGTATCTCGGCACACCCGGCTACACCGAAGAGGGTTTTGCGGCGATGGAGAAGATCCTGCCGATGAACCATGATCTGGTGCGACGCGCGGTGAAAACTCCGGGACTGAAAATTGTCTTCGGCACCGACGCCGTAGCGGGCGCGCACGGGCGCAACGCTGAGGAGTTCATAGACCGCGTACGCGACGGTGGAATCGACCCAATGGCGGCGATGGTCTCGGCGAACTCGCTCGGGGCGGAAGCGCTTGGGATGGCGGATCAGATCGGCTCGATCGCGTCGGGCCTGCAGGCGGACATCATTGCGCTCGATGGTGATCCGTTGAAAGACATCACGGCCGTTCGGCGCGTGGTATTTGTGATGAAGGGCGGCATTGTTTACAAGAACGCCGCGCGCGGGAAGACACATTGATGCTCGGTGATATGGAAGCTGAACTCTGTTGGCGGCCCAAGCGTGAGCCGCGTCGTTCATCATCTAGACCGTCGTTCTTCCTTCACGAGCCGGACCTCCAGTTTGTATCCTAACGCCCTGGCATATCGCCGGAGCGTGGCGATCGATGGAGAATGCTTTGGTGCGGCGGATTCCAGGCGGGCGATCGCCGACTGCGTTGTACCGACGCGCGCGGCGACTTCCGCCTGCGAAAGGCCCGATTCGGCCCTTGCCTTGAGTACCTCATCGAGGAAAGCGAATTCCTCGGCGAGATCGTCGTACGCCTTCTTCACTTTCGGGCGCGCGAAGGCGCGCGCCTTGAACTGCTTTAGAGTGCTAGTCATGTTTCACTTGTGGCATTCCCAAATCCGGCCCGAACGTCTCCATTCTCTCGGCATATCGTAGAAAGCGCGCAAGCAGTCCGGTTGGGAGAGCGAGGATCTCGGCCTCGACGCGCTCGTTGTAGAAGGTGACGTTCCAGGTCACGGGCGCAGTATAGCATATCCGCTATGTATGCCGAGCCGCGAAGAACGACAATCCGGCCGACGGACCAGACGCGATATTCCCTATGTCCGTGCCGGGCTGCGCGTCTGCCGTTGCCGGGCA
This portion of the Acidobacteriota bacterium genome encodes:
- a CDS encoding DUF5655 domain-containing protein, which encodes MNKGMAGFTIKSHFDGRDPVVRDIYDRVVKSLKRLGPLTEDPKKTSIHIVNRTALAGVATRKGHLVLTIKSDRRIASPRIHKSEQTSASRFHHEVKLKSPTEVDDELVGWLEAAYALSA
- a CDS encoding S9 family peptidase; translated protein: MKRLTTAFFLQAVLLVATLAPITLAQNGHRQPPLARKAPHATEIHGYTLKDDYFWLREKKNPEVIKYLEAENAYTEEVMKPTKEFQEALYKEILGHIKQTDLSVPSRIGEYYYYSRTQEGKQYPYQCRKKRSLEAKEEVLLDLNKLAEGHSFLGLGGFRVSDDGNLLAYSTDTTGYRQHTLHVKDLRTSQTLSENIERTGSIVWANDNKTLFYTTEDDVSKRSDKFWRHVVGSDKNDLLYEEKDELFDVGAGRSLDKKVIFLGSYAKTSREIRYLPADNPTGELKIVLPRQDGHEYDVDHYNGQFYITTNKDAKNFRVVTAPINDPSEKNWKPFIAHNPKVKIDGLATFANHLVVSEKEGGLNYLRVIDMKTRQSHRITTDEADYALFLAGNPEFNTTTVRFNYQSMVTPSSVYDYDLNTRQRKLLKQQEVLGGYDAKNYEARRIWGVARDGTKVPMSLVNKKGVKFDGSAPMLLYAYGSYGASMAPTFSSSRLALLDRGVIFAQAYIRGGGELGEEWREQGRMMKKLNTFYDFIDCADYLVKNKYTSANRLVIQGGSAGGLLMGAVVNMRPDLFKAVVAQVPFVDVMNTMLDATLPLTTSEYTEWGNPNQKAAFDYMIKYSPYDNIAAKNYPAMLVHVSLNDSQVPYWEGTKFLAKLRATKTDKNPLLLKANMGAGHGGASGRYDALRETAFTYSFMLWQMGITK
- a CDS encoding GMC family oxidoreductase: MTDRQTRFDAKTDIDFLIIGAGAAGGIVAKELSTAGFRVVVLEQGPYMKEPEFEHDELKYMRRHAITNDYARQPNTFRKTEKEKATLQPALTYGRMVGGGTVHFTANFWRFHEIDFVERSLLGPIAGTAFADWPITYAELEPYYTKAEWELGISGLAGASPFDPPRSKPYPLPPLPIKSSGVLAERGARKLGWHAFPAPMAVISQPYRGRSACLHCGFCEHFGCEVRAKSSTLATVIREAEETGRCEIRPNSYVRKIETNKSGLVIGVIYYDETGRETFQSARSVVLCANGAETPRLLLLSKTSLFRRGLANSSGKVGKYLMFNGHASASALFEHPLNEFKSVAVSRVIHDFYDSDPKRGFYGGGGMDMRFVSYPVGFPLRNLPPDAPTWGREYKALLKEHYTRTVNAVGHTTSLPVETNSISLDPREKDAWGLPAVRVTYKDHAEDMKTMRFFQDRCKELLDAAGARKLWSRPVREQSFGFHLLGTCRMGNDPRSSVVDKYHRAHDVPNLFICDGSSFVTSGRGQPTCTIQALAYRASDHIIRMARNGEIKSAL
- a CDS encoding RidA family protein, encoding MKSIRSFATIAVVMFGLVLNVEAGQKKEQPKTGPAQSTGTSVEYSSAAGSSSRPLSEFVRVGNVIYLSGKLGTDSTGKLAAGGIAPETKQTLENIRSVLEKNGSSMDQVFKCTVMLADMKEWGEMNSVYTTFFKKERMPARSAFGTSGLALNARVEIECIALMK
- a CDS encoding amidohydrolase family protein, with product MRSAKITLSILSTLGVCALAQPTPSKAPTQNKRIVIAASALLDGQGRVLRNTRIVIEGSKIVAVDPKAGPVDYDLRGLTVLPGWIDAHVHITWSFGKDGKNAGAGETTQEAAYRAASNAWVTLMAGFTTVQSVGSPADIPLRDAIAKGALPGPRILTAVEPLSGRGEQTGSPDEIRAYVRKQKEAGADLIKIFASQSIRQGGGMTLSQEQLNAACDEAKKQGLRTLVHAYKGAVRAATLAGCTEIEHGTLATDDDLKLMVEKGTYLDPHCRLVIENYLLNKEKYLGTPGYTEEGFAAMEKILPMNHDLVRRAVKTPGLKIVFGTDAVAGAHGRNAEEFIDRVRDGGIDPMAAMVSANSLGAEALGMADQIGSIASGLQADIIALDGDPLKDITAVRRVVFVMKGGIVYKNAARGKTH
- a CDS encoding helix-turn-helix transcriptional regulator, yielding MTSTLKQFKARAFARPKVKKAYDDLAEEFAFLDEVLKARAESGLSQAEVAARVGTTQSAIARLESAAPKHSPSIATLRRYARALGYKLEVRLVKEERRSR